The Streptococcus pantholopis genome has a segment encoding these proteins:
- the mecA gene encoding adaptor protein MecA, whose protein sequence is MEMKQISETTLKITISMDDLEEHGMELKDFLIPQEKTEEFFYTIMDELDLPDNFKDTGMLSFRVTPRKDQIDVFVTKSDLNKDINFEDLAEFGDVSQMTPEDFFKTLEKSMREKGDTEAHEKLEKIEEMMEQTADSVLNESKAGERDAGEQEPGDYIHYVLDFPSLEAAVAFSKTVDFDIEASEFYKEGETYHLAVLLNLVHKPSYYANLVHARLLEHAWQGTKTRAYLQEHGVELLMADAVQQLQMIELV, encoded by the coding sequence ATGGAAATGAAACAGATAAGTGAGACAACCTTAAAAATCACCATCAGTATGGACGATTTAGAAGAACACGGAATGGAATTAAAAGATTTTTTGATTCCTCAGGAAAAGACAGAAGAGTTTTTCTATACGATTATGGATGAACTGGATTTACCGGATAACTTTAAGGATACGGGTATGCTGAGCTTTCGCGTGACTCCGCGAAAAGATCAGATTGATGTTTTTGTTACTAAATCAGATTTAAACAAAGATATTAATTTCGAAGATTTGGCAGAATTCGGGGATGTATCGCAGATGACGCCGGAAGATTTTTTCAAAACTTTAGAGAAGTCAATGCGGGAAAAAGGGGACACTGAAGCCCATGAAAAGTTGGAAAAGATTGAAGAGATGATGGAGCAGACTGCGGATTCAGTTCTAAACGAAAGCAAAGCAGGCGAAAGGGATGCCGGAGAACAGGAACCGGGGGACTATATTCACTATGTGCTCGACTTTCCGAGTTTGGAAGCTGCTGTTGCCTTTTCAAAAACAGTTGACTTTGATATTGAAGCGTCTGAATTTTATAAAGAAGGGGAGACCTATCACTTAGCTGTTCTTCTTAATCTGGTCCATAAACCCAGCTATTACGCTAATTTGGTGCATGCCCGCCTGCTGGAGCATGCCTGGCAGGGGACTAAAACACGGGCTTATCTGCAGGAGCATGGAGTGGAACTGTTAATGGCTGATGCGGTTCAGCAGCTGCAAATGATTGAGTTGGTATAG
- the sufC gene encoding Fe-S cluster assembly ATPase SufC: MSVLEIKNLHVSIEDKKILKGVNLTLKTGEIAAIMGPNGTGKSTLSAAIMGNPSYEVTEGEILLDGENLLELEVDERARRGIFLAMQYPSEIPGITNAEFIRAGMNAGKADEEKISVRDFIAKLDEKMELLGMKEEMAERYLNEGFSGGEKKRNEILQLLMLEPKFALLDEIDSGLDIDALKVVSKGVNAMRGDDFGAMIITHYQRLLNYITPDVVHVMMDGRVVLSGDAQLAVRLEKEGYANIAEELGLKYEEEA, from the coding sequence ATGTCTGTGCTTGAGATAAAAAATCTTCATGTTTCTATTGAGGATAAAAAAATTTTAAAAGGGGTTAACCTGACGCTTAAAACAGGAGAAATTGCTGCGATTATGGGGCCTAACGGAACTGGGAAATCAACGCTTTCTGCTGCAATTATGGGCAATCCCAGCTATGAAGTAACCGAAGGTGAGATTCTTCTTGATGGCGAAAATCTTTTAGAACTGGAAGTGGACGAACGCGCCCGCAGAGGTATTTTTTTAGCTATGCAGTATCCATCAGAAATTCCTGGGATTACTAATGCTGAATTTATCCGTGCCGGCATGAATGCAGGTAAAGCAGACGAGGAAAAAATCAGTGTCCGCGATTTCATTGCTAAACTTGATGAAAAAATGGAGCTTTTAGGAATGAAGGAAGAGATGGCGGAGCGCTATCTCAATGAAGGTTTTTCAGGAGGGGAGAAAAAACGCAATGAGATTTTGCAGCTTCTCATGCTGGAACCGAAATTTGCTCTTCTGGATGAAATCGATTCAGGTTTAGATATCGATGCGCTGAAGGTCGTTTCTAAGGGTGTCAATGCCATGCGCGGAGATGATTTTGGGGCTATGATTATCACGCACTATCAGCGGCTCCTAAATTACATTACGCCGGATGTTGTTCATGTGATGATGGATGGCCGGGTTGTGCTCTCTGGAGATGCCCAACTGGCTGTTCGTCTGGAAAAAGAAGGCTATGCCAACATTGCTGAAGAGCTGGGACTTAAGTATGAAGAAGAAGCATAA
- a CDS encoding DUF6612 family protein, with the protein MKRKLYYGFICLLALICLTACGTSNRQTKQTKESSSQQELTVDQLLKKAKRASNKVTSVAVDMQLDIKSSSGNTHQDFLAQAQYDNGELTKVSSQIEETSGSQTSYDEVIAIQTDNNRFTYYQRTDKNGQWRNGEWETIDLDPDYFSFLDIVYKMSDDLTIEEEDDAYVLSLRSQNIDLISLFSDELNLSLTGVEQTEVEKDFEIRFDKKTFYLEEFDMDLNYKGAKGSLSMDIGGTYSDWNKVKDSVFDAPSTDNI; encoded by the coding sequence ATGAAAAGAAAACTTTACTATGGTTTTATCTGTTTGCTTGCGCTGATTTGCTTAACAGCCTGCGGGACAAGCAATAGACAGACAAAACAAACTAAAGAATCCAGTTCCCAGCAGGAGCTGACAGTCGATCAGCTATTGAAAAAAGCCAAGAGAGCAAGTAATAAGGTGACTTCGGTAGCAGTTGATATGCAGCTGGATATCAAATCGAGCTCCGGGAACACCCATCAGGATTTTCTGGCACAGGCGCAGTATGATAATGGTGAATTAACCAAGGTAAGTTCACAGATTGAAGAAACGTCTGGCAGTCAGACTTCATATGATGAAGTAATTGCCATTCAAACCGATAATAACCGCTTTACCTATTATCAGCGGACGGATAAGAACGGTCAGTGGCGAAATGGCGAATGGGAAACGATTGATTTGGATCCTGACTATTTTTCATTCTTAGATATTGTCTATAAAATGTCAGACGATTTGACGATTGAAGAAGAGGATGATGCCTATGTTCTGAGTCTGCGCAGTCAGAATATTGACTTGATTTCTCTTTTCAGTGATGAATTAAATCTGAGTTTGACAGGTGTAGAGCAAACGGAAGTGGAAAAAGATTTCGAAATCCGATTTGACAAAAAAACATTTTACCTGGAAGAATTTGACATGGATTTGAATTATAAGGGTGCTAAAGGCAGTCTGAGCATGGATATTGGCGGAACTTATTCAGATTGGAATAAGGTCAAAGACTCTGTTTTTGATGCACCGTCAACTGACAATATTTGA
- the sufB gene encoding Fe-S cluster assembly protein SufB has protein sequence MAEINEKVEPKPIDLGEYKFGFHDDVDPIYSTGKGLNEQVIRELSAAKEEPEWMLDFRLKALEIFNKMPMQDWGPDLSAIDFDDLIYYQKPSDKPARTWEEVPDKIKETFERIGIPQAERAYLAGASAQYESEVVYHNMKDEYDKLGIVFTDTDSALKEYPDLFKQYFAKLVPPTDNKLAALNSAVWSGGTFIYVPKGVELEIPLQTYFRINNQNTGQFERTLIIVDEGASVHYVEGCTAPTYSTNSLHAAVVEIFALEGSYMRYTTIQNWSDNVYNLVTKRAKAARDATVEWIDGNLGAKTTMKYPAVILDGEGARGTMLSIAFANSGQHQDTGAKMIHNAPHTSSSIVSKSIAKGGGKVDYRGQVTFGRNSKKSVSHIECDTIIMDDISASDTIPFNEIHNSQVALEHEAKVSKISEEQLYYLMSRGLTESEATEMIVMGFVEPFTKELPMEYAVELNRLISYEMEGSVG, from the coding sequence ATGGCAGAAATAAACGAAAAAGTTGAGCCTAAGCCAATTGATTTGGGAGAATATAAATTTGGTTTTCATGATGATGTTGATCCGATCTATTCAACTGGGAAAGGACTGAATGAGCAGGTTATACGTGAGCTGTCTGCTGCAAAAGAAGAGCCGGAATGGATGCTGGATTTTCGCCTCAAGGCCTTAGAAATTTTCAATAAGATGCCGATGCAGGACTGGGGACCGGATTTGTCGGCTATCGATTTTGATGATTTGATTTATTATCAAAAACCTTCTGATAAACCGGCCAGAACATGGGAAGAGGTACCTGATAAAATCAAAGAAACCTTTGAGCGGATCGGTATCCCTCAAGCAGAACGTGCTTATCTTGCTGGAGCTTCGGCTCAATATGAATCAGAAGTGGTTTACCATAATATGAAAGATGAATATGATAAACTTGGGATTGTATTTACAGATACCGATTCTGCCCTAAAAGAGTATCCTGACCTTTTTAAACAGTATTTCGCAAAGTTAGTACCTCCTACAGATAATAAATTAGCTGCGCTGAATTCAGCCGTTTGGTCGGGAGGAACTTTTATTTATGTTCCCAAAGGCGTTGAGCTGGAGATTCCTTTGCAGACCTATTTTCGAATCAATAATCAAAATACAGGCCAGTTTGAGCGCACCTTAATTATTGTTGATGAAGGAGCCAGTGTCCATTATGTGGAAGGCTGTACAGCTCCGACTTACTCTACCAACAGTCTCCATGCAGCTGTTGTTGAAATTTTTGCCCTTGAAGGCAGTTATATGCGCTATACGACCATTCAAAACTGGTCTGATAATGTCTATAATCTGGTAACAAAACGGGCAAAGGCAGCTAGAGATGCTACTGTGGAATGGATTGACGGCAACTTGGGCGCTAAAACCACAATGAAGTATCCGGCGGTTATTTTAGACGGGGAAGGCGCGCGCGGAACCATGCTTTCCATCGCTTTTGCTAACAGCGGACAGCATCAGGATACCGGAGCTAAGATGATTCACAATGCTCCGCACACCTCCTCATCGATTGTGTCCAAATCTATCGCAAAAGGCGGCGGGAAAGTAGATTACCGCGGGCAGGTTACTTTTGGCCGAAACTCGAAAAAGTCTGTCAGCCATATTGAATGCGATACTATTATTATGGATGATATTTCAGCATCTGATACGATTCCCTTTAATGAAATCCATAATTCGCAGGTTGCTCTTGAGCATGAAGCTAAGGTCTCAAAAATTTCTGAAGAGCAGCTTTACTATCTGATGAGCCGCGGACTGACTGAAAGTGAAGCGACCGAAATGATTGTTATGGGCTTTGTTGAGCCCTTTACCAAAGAGCTGCCTATGGAATATGCCGTGGAACTGAACCGTTTAATCAGCTATGAGATGGAAGGCTCTGTCGGCTGA
- a CDS encoding glycosyltransferase family 4 protein: MFPFTIEFVLVLIAAFLISLIATPFVRFLAFRVGAVDNPNARRINKVPMPSSGGLAIFLSFLIASLLLMPLVIKTEIWGVSYFDYILPVVAGASLIIVTGLFDDIYELNPKTKMTGIVLAAIMIWAFTDFRFNSFKIPFGGPLLEFGPVLTFILTVLWIVSITNAINLIDGLDGLVSGVAIISLLTMSVVSYFFLPETDFFLTLTILVLIMAIAGFFPYNYHPAIIYLGDTGALFIGFMIGVLSLQGLKNSTAVAVVTPVIILGVPIMDTAVAIIRRKLSGRPISEADKMHLHHRLLAMGFTHRGAVLVVYGIALLFSLISLLLNVSSRWGGVLLLIGAAFALEIFIEGLEIWGPGRTPLFNILAFIGNSDYRQASIKGWQEKWQKVKKRRK, encoded by the coding sequence ATGTTTCCATTTACGATTGAATTTGTTTTGGTTTTAATTGCTGCTTTTTTGATATCCTTGATTGCGACTCCGTTTGTCCGCTTTCTGGCTTTTAGGGTCGGGGCTGTCGATAATCCTAATGCCAGACGTATTAATAAAGTTCCAATGCCAAGCAGCGGCGGTCTTGCTATCTTTCTTTCTTTCCTGATAGCAAGCCTGCTGCTCATGCCCTTGGTCATCAAAACCGAAATCTGGGGTGTTTCTTATTTTGATTATATTCTGCCCGTGGTTGCTGGGGCTTCTTTAATTATTGTTACCGGTCTTTTTGATGATATTTATGAATTAAATCCTAAAACGAAAATGACAGGCATAGTGCTGGCAGCCATTATGATTTGGGCTTTTACCGATTTTAGATTTAATAGCTTTAAAATCCCCTTTGGCGGGCCTTTGTTAGAATTTGGCCCTGTTTTGACATTTATACTGACTGTTTTGTGGATTGTTTCTATAACGAATGCCATAAATCTTATTGACGGTTTAGATGGTTTGGTCAGCGGTGTTGCCATTATCAGCCTGCTGACTATGTCTGTTGTTTCTTATTTTTTTCTGCCTGAGACAGATTTTTTCTTAACACTGACGATTTTAGTGCTTATTATGGCCATCGCCGGTTTCTTTCCCTATAATTACCACCCGGCTATTATTTATTTAGGGGATACAGGGGCTCTCTTTATTGGTTTTATGATTGGTGTTTTGTCGCTTCAGGGCTTGAAAAATTCTACAGCTGTTGCTGTGGTAACACCAGTAATTATTTTAGGAGTACCAATCATGGATACTGCTGTTGCCATTATCCGCCGTAAACTATCCGGCCGTCCGATTTCCGAAGCAGATAAGATGCATCTGCATCATCGCCTGCTGGCTATGGGTTTTACCCACCGAGGGGCAGTTTTGGTTGTTTATGGCATCGCCCTGCTCTTCTCCTTGATTTCCTTGCTTTTAAATGTATCCAGCCGCTGGGGCGGGGTATTGCTTTTAATCGGTGCTGCCTTTGCTTTGGAAATCTTTATTGAAGGCTTGGAAATTTGGGGTCCGGGACGGACGCCCTTGTTCAATATTCTGGCCTTTATCGGCAACAGTGACTATCGGCAGGCTTCCATCAAAGGCTGGCAGGAAAAATGGCAGAAGGTGAAAAAAAGAAGGAAATAG
- the sufD gene encoding Fe-S cluster assembly protein SufD — translation MTKESILNFSQAKAEPVWLQERRLAALAKIDQLELPKIERVKFHRWHLGDGTIAESEYSGAVPDFTALGQNPKLVQVGTQTVLEQLPADLLEQGVVFTDFHSALAEIPQVIEKYFGTALKYDEDKLAAYHTAYFNSAALLYVPDNVEIEQAVEGVFYQDSNSPVAFNKHILIIAGRNSKLNYLERFESIGDGKEEISANISVEVIALAGSQVKFSAIDRLGEHVTAYISRRGRHDSDAVIDWALGVMNEGNVVADFDSDLVGEGSQAHLKVVAASSGRQVQGIDTRVTNYGRNSVGHILQHGVILERGTLTFNGIGHIIKGAKGADAQQESRVLMLSDQARSDANPILLIDENEVTAGHAASIGQVDPEDMYYLMSRGLDQETAERLVIRGFLGAVITEIPVKEVRDEMIAVLDTKLDKR, via the coding sequence GTGACAAAAGAATCCATTTTAAACTTCTCACAAGCTAAGGCTGAGCCAGTCTGGCTGCAGGAACGCCGCTTAGCTGCCTTAGCAAAGATTGATCAACTGGAACTGCCAAAGATTGAACGTGTTAAATTTCACCGTTGGCATTTAGGAGACGGCACAATTGCTGAAAGCGAATACTCGGGAGCAGTTCCGGATTTCACAGCACTTGGTCAGAACCCTAAACTGGTTCAGGTTGGGACACAGACTGTCTTGGAACAGCTGCCGGCTGATCTGCTTGAACAAGGAGTTGTTTTTACTGATTTTCATTCGGCTCTTGCTGAGATTCCGCAAGTGATTGAAAAGTATTTCGGAACAGCTCTGAAATATGATGAAGATAAGCTGGCTGCTTATCACACGGCTTATTTTAATAGTGCGGCTCTTTTATATGTACCGGACAATGTTGAAATAGAGCAGGCTGTTGAAGGTGTTTTTTATCAGGACAGTAACAGTCCGGTGGCTTTTAATAAACATATTCTGATTATTGCCGGCCGCAACAGCAAACTGAATTATCTTGAACGTTTTGAATCAATTGGAGACGGCAAAGAAGAAATATCAGCTAATATCAGCGTTGAAGTGATTGCACTAGCTGGCAGTCAGGTGAAGTTTTCAGCTATTGACCGCCTGGGTGAGCATGTGACAGCCTATATCAGCCGCCGAGGCCGACATGACAGCGATGCTGTTATTGATTGGGCACTTGGTGTCATGAATGAGGGGAATGTTGTCGCTGATTTCGACTCAGACCTTGTCGGAGAGGGGAGTCAGGCTCACCTTAAGGTTGTTGCTGCTTCAAGCGGCCGGCAGGTTCAAGGGATCGATACCCGTGTGACCAATTACGGCCGAAATTCTGTCGGCCATATTTTGCAGCACGGGGTTATTCTGGAGCGCGGGACCTTGACCTTCAATGGAATCGGCCATATTATAAAAGGGGCAAAGGGAGCTGATGCACAGCAGGAAAGCCGAGTTTTGATGCTTTCTGACCAAGCGCGTTCGGACGCCAACCCCATTCTTTTGATTGATGAAAATGAGGTAACAGCCGGCCATGCTGCTTCAATCGGGCAAGTTGATCCGGAAGATATGTACTATTTAATGAGCCGCGGGCTCGACCAAGAGACAGCTGAACGTCTGGTTATTCGCGGTTTTTTGGGGGCAGTTATTACAGAAATTCCTGTCAAGGAAGTCCGTGATGAAATGATTGCTGTTCTAGATACTAAATTGGATAAGCGGTAA
- the rpiB gene encoding ribose 5-phosphate isomerase B translates to MKLAIGSDHVGFELKKVIIEYLAELGYDVADFGPDSDKRTDYPLYGQKVAQAVAAGDFDLGILICGTGVGISISANKVKGIRAVVCSEPYSAKLSREHNNTNILAFGSRVVGSELAKMIVKEWLAAEFEGGRHAKRVEMIKAIEEKTNEEG, encoded by the coding sequence ATGAAGTTAGCTATTGGAAGTGACCATGTCGGTTTTGAACTAAAAAAAGTTATTATCGAGTATTTAGCAGAACTCGGGTATGATGTTGCTGATTTCGGCCCTGATTCTGACAAACGCACTGATTATCCCCTTTACGGACAAAAAGTCGCTCAGGCGGTTGCAGCAGGTGATTTTGATTTAGGAATTCTGATTTGCGGAACGGGAGTCGGAATCTCCATTTCAGCTAATAAAGTAAAGGGGATTCGTGCGGTAGTCTGCAGTGAACCCTATTCTGCCAAACTGTCGCGGGAACATAATAATACAAATATTTTAGCATTTGGGTCCCGGGTTGTTGGTTCGGAGCTGGCCAAAATGATTGTTAAGGAATGGCTGGCCGCAGAATTCGAAGGTGGCCGGCACGCCAAACGTGTTGAGATGATAAAGGCAATTGAAGAAAAGACCAATGAGGAGGGCTAG
- the sufU gene encoding Fe-S cluster assembly sulfur transfer protein SufU translates to MALSRLDSLYMAVVADHSKAPHHRGVLEDAKHIQLNNPTCGDVISLSVQFDGDRISDIAFAGDGCTISTASASMMTDAVIGKTSSEALELADIFSKMMQGEKDSAQKRLGDAEFLAGVSKFPQRIKCATLAWNAVKKAIEANETNG, encoded by the coding sequence ATGGCACTTTCTAGATTAGACAGTCTTTATATGGCCGTGGTGGCTGATCACTCTAAAGCTCCTCATCATCGCGGTGTTTTAGAGGATGCAAAGCATATTCAGCTTAATAACCCGACCTGCGGTGATGTGATTTCACTATCGGTTCAATTTGATGGGGATCGTATTTCTGATATTGCATTTGCCGGAGACGGCTGTACCATTTCAACAGCGTCAGCCAGTATGATGACTGATGCTGTGATAGGAAAAACCAGCTCAGAAGCCTTGGAGCTGGCTGATATTTTTTCAAAAATGATGCAGGGAGAAAAAGACAGTGCTCAGAAAAGACTGGGCGATGCTGAATTTTTGGCTGGGGTCTCTAAATTTCCTCAGCGTATCAAATGTGCTACTCTGGCTTGGAATGCTGTCAAAAAAGCGATAGAAGCAAACGAAACAAATGGGTAA
- a CDS encoding PTS transporter subunit EIIC produces the protein MDKYTELAEQIISGIGGRANIAALTHCATRLRFNLKDRAKASKTIISDLDGVIDVIESGGQFQVIIGNEVAQVFDAVQKVTGMLGEKIDVVEKEDLKVKTKITDKLIELVTGIFTPILPVLIGGGMVRALLMIATTYFGLSEESGSYIVLNEIYIAVYSFLPIYLGFAAAQKFRANPYVAAAVSLAMVSSTIQTSVQSDIGLTLFGIKMQFPTQGYGSSVIPIIITIYFMAKLEALCTKYIHATVKNILTPLITLVITIPLMFLIIGPIASYLQDLLGTAYTWIYNLNPALCGVVLGGAWQILVVFGLHWGIVPLGQINLAMYGRNTINAVTGPSNWSQAGSALGVALRTRNKKIRETALSAAITGFFSITEPSIYGVNLKYKRPFYIAVAVSAISGGIAGYVNAAALAGGPVGILSFPLFIGEGFIGFCFAMVFAFVGSAVLTYFLGYDNQND, from the coding sequence ATGGACAAATACACTGAGCTGGCTGAACAAATCATTTCAGGCATCGGAGGCAGGGCTAACATTGCCGCCCTTACTCACTGTGCAACAAGACTGCGCTTTAATTTAAAAGACCGTGCAAAAGCTTCGAAAACGATTATTTCAGATTTAGATGGTGTTATTGACGTTATTGAGAGCGGCGGACAGTTTCAAGTTATTATCGGAAATGAGGTAGCTCAAGTTTTTGACGCTGTCCAGAAAGTTACAGGAATGTTAGGTGAGAAAATAGATGTTGTAGAAAAAGAGGACTTAAAGGTGAAAACAAAAATAACCGATAAGCTCATTGAGCTGGTTACTGGGATTTTTACTCCGATTTTGCCTGTCCTTATCGGTGGTGGTATGGTTAGAGCACTTCTAATGATCGCTACCACTTACTTTGGTTTATCAGAAGAGAGCGGCAGTTATATTGTCCTGAATGAAATTTATATAGCTGTATATTCATTTTTACCAATTTATCTTGGGTTTGCTGCTGCTCAAAAATTTAGAGCTAATCCTTATGTTGCCGCAGCAGTTTCTTTAGCGATGGTCAGCAGCACTATTCAAACCAGTGTGCAGAGTGACATAGGACTTACACTGTTTGGGATAAAAATGCAGTTTCCAACACAAGGCTACGGCTCATCGGTCATCCCGATTATTATAACAATCTACTTTATGGCAAAATTGGAAGCTTTATGTACGAAATATATCCATGCGACAGTTAAGAATATTCTGACACCACTGATTACTTTGGTTATAACTATTCCATTGATGTTTTTAATTATTGGTCCGATTGCAAGTTATCTTCAAGATTTATTAGGAACTGCCTATACTTGGATTTATAATTTGAACCCTGCTTTGTGTGGTGTCGTCTTAGGCGGAGCATGGCAGATTCTTGTTGTATTTGGGCTGCACTGGGGTATTGTTCCGCTTGGACAAATTAATCTAGCTATGTATGGCAGAAATACCATTAATGCAGTAACAGGTCCGAGTAACTGGTCACAAGCTGGTTCAGCCTTAGGTGTAGCTTTGAGAACTCGGAATAAAAAGATAAGGGAAACAGCTTTGTCAGCTGCTATTACCGGTTTTTTCTCTATTACAGAACCATCAATTTACGGCGTTAACTTAAAATATAAAAGACCATTCTATATTGCAGTGGCAGTCAGTGCTATCTCAGGTGGGATTGCTGGCTATGTTAATGCTGCAGCCTTGGCTGGAGGCCCTGTAGGAATACTTTCTTTCCCATTATTTATTGGTGAAGGTTTTATCGGATTCTGCTTTGCTATGGTTTTTGCCTTTGTTGGTTCAGCAGTGTTGACATATTTTTTGGGATATGATAACCAGAATGACTAA
- the rpe gene encoding ribulose-phosphate 3-epimerase → MTMLLCPSMMCADFANLEQETRELEEAGFDIFHMDIMDGDFVPNFGMGLQDFELIRKTTNRLVDVHLMIQNPGKYVDKFADLGADIIYVHVEADQQITRTLEEICRKGKKAGIAVNPGTSVETIKVLLPLVDYIMVMTVNPGFAGQKYLDFVDEKIDHLLRLADNYHYKVMVDGAISPERIRVLSSKGVTGFVLGTSALFGQDKSYLEIEKELRRLSK, encoded by the coding sequence ATGACGATGCTGCTTTGCCCCTCAATGATGTGTGCAGATTTTGCCAATCTGGAGCAGGAAACACGCGAATTGGAAGAAGCGGGCTTTGACATTTTTCATATGGATATTATGGATGGAGACTTTGTCCCAAATTTTGGTATGGGACTTCAGGATTTTGAACTCATTAGAAAAACAACAAATCGATTAGTCGATGTCCATTTAATGATTCAAAATCCAGGAAAGTATGTTGACAAATTTGCGGACTTGGGGGCGGATATTATTTATGTCCACGTTGAGGCCGATCAGCAAATCACAAGAACCTTGGAGGAGATTTGCAGGAAAGGGAAAAAGGCAGGAATTGCTGTCAACCCTGGAACTTCGGTTGAGACGATAAAGGTGTTGCTGCCCTTAGTTGATTATATTATGGTCATGACAGTCAACCCTGGTTTTGCCGGACAAAAGTATTTAGACTTTGTGGATGAAAAAATCGATCATTTGCTGAGATTGGCCGATAACTATCATTATAAAGTGATGGTTGACGGGGCTATTTCTCCTGAAAGGATAAGAGTACTAAGCAGTAAGGGAGTGACAGGTTTCGTTCTTGGGACGTCTGCTCTCTTTGGACAGGACAAATCTTACCTGGAAATTGAAAAAGAGTTGAGGAGGTTATCAAAATGA
- a CDS encoding cysteine desulfurase: MFDAKTIREDFAILNQTVNDEPLVYLDNAATTQKPQSVLTALEQYYQRDNANVHRGVHTLAERATARYEASREKLRTFINASSVKEILFTRGTTTGLNWVARFAQEILQPEDEVLISVMEHHSNLIPWQEACRKSGAALKYVYLKDNELDLEQLSQLINARTKFISIAHASNVLGCINPIKDIARLAHRHGAYLAVDGAQSAPHIPIDVQELDCDFFAFSGHKMLGPTGIGVLYGKEAVLKEMPPMEFGGEMIDFVYEQTASWKELPWKFEAGTPNIAGAIALAAAVDYLEGLGMDKVQAYEETLVAYLLPQLQTIEGLELYGPQDAARHTGVLSFNLSGLHPHDVATALDYEGVAVRAGHHCAQPLLQYLGIHSAVRASLYLYNTKADCDRLIAAILKTKEFFHGTF, translated from the coding sequence ATGTTTGATGCTAAGACTATTCGAGAAGATTTTGCTATTTTGAATCAGACAGTCAATGATGAACCCTTGGTTTATCTTGACAATGCTGCGACAACCCAAAAACCGCAGTCAGTTTTAACAGCTTTAGAGCAATATTACCAGCGCGATAATGCTAATGTTCACCGCGGAGTTCATACTTTGGCAGAAAGGGCGACAGCCCGTTATGAGGCCAGCCGGGAAAAGCTGCGGACCTTTATTAATGCCTCATCTGTCAAAGAAATTCTTTTTACCCGAGGGACAACAACTGGTTTAAACTGGGTGGCTCGGTTCGCACAGGAAATTTTGCAGCCCGAAGATGAGGTTCTTATCTCTGTCATGGAACATCATTCTAATCTTATTCCTTGGCAGGAAGCCTGCCGCAAAAGCGGAGCGGCTCTTAAGTATGTCTATTTAAAAGATAATGAACTTGATTTAGAGCAACTGAGTCAGCTGATTAATGCCAGAACGAAGTTTATCAGTATTGCTCACGCTTCAAATGTTTTGGGCTGTATCAATCCTATTAAAGATATTGCGCGTTTGGCTCACCGGCATGGAGCTTATTTGGCTGTTGATGGTGCCCAGTCTGCTCCGCATATCCCTATTGATGTTCAGGAATTGGACTGTGACTTTTTTGCTTTTTCTGGACATAAAATGCTTGGTCCGACAGGCATAGGTGTTCTGTATGGGAAAGAGGCTGTTCTGAAAGAAATGCCGCCCATGGAATTTGGCGGTGAGATGATTGATTTTGTTTATGAACAGACGGCCAGTTGGAAGGAGTTGCCTTGGAAATTTGAAGCAGGGACACCAAATATTGCCGGTGCTATTGCTCTTGCTGCTGCTGTAGATTATTTAGAAGGGCTGGGTATGGACAAGGTACAGGCCTATGAGGAAACTTTAGTGGCTTATTTGCTGCCGCAACTGCAGACTATTGAGGGTCTGGAGCTGTACGGGCCTCAGGATGCTGCAAGACATACAGGGGTTCTGTCATTTAATCTTTCTGGGCTGCATCCGCATGATGTTGCGACAGCGCTGGATTACGAGGGGGTTGCAGTTCGTGCCGGCCATCACTGTGCACAGCCTCTTCTCCAATATTTAGGGATTCATTCTGCTGTACGTGCCAGCCTTTATTTATATAATACAAAAGCAGACTGTGACAGGCTGATTGCTGCTATTCTTAAAACAAAGGAGTTCTTTCATGGCACTTTCTAG